The following DNA comes from Ignavibacteria bacterium.
TATTATAAGTATCGATTTGGACATATTATATTAATTGATCTTTCTAATTACCTTCATTTTTTGGCGCAAATAAAAGGGGAATACCGGAAGATTTCTGAAAAGTAAGTATTGTAAAAAAACGAACACTTTTTAAAGATTCCTGCCTTCGCAGGAATGACAAATTACTTTTAAGAAAATCTCTGATGCTCCCCCAATACTTTAAAAATACATATCATTAAACAGAGTTTCTATCTAAAAATACTTTAATTAAATTCAGGTAGTTGGTTGTTTTACCGCAGCCGCAGGCTTTTAGCCTGCAAATTCAGGGCGCAGCCTGAAGGCTGCGGCTACAGATAATTTAAAAAATTACGTTAATGAAGCTGCCGCAGGCTTTAGCCTGTGAATTTAGGGCGCAGCCTGAAGGCTGCGGCTACAGATAATTAAAAAATCATGTTAATGAAAATGAATTTTCAAACCAACCCACTACTAATTATTTATTGTTTACCGTCTTCCCGGTCCCGTTTATCTTTGCGTTCTTTTCTTTTTTCATGGAACTCTTTCATTTTATCAACGGCTTTATTTCTTTGTTCAGGTGTTAAAATACTGTGGAACCTGGCTGTCTGGTCAAGCATAAAATTACGCATTTCATCGCGCTCAGCGTCATGCTGTTTCATCATATCAAGCGCTTTCTGTTTATCAAAAGTATCGCCGCGGAACATTTCCATCATTTCACCCATATCTTTTTTTCTGTCGGTTTTTTTGCTGTCCATCTTAAGCTGTATCTCTTCTTTAATCTTCATCACTTCGTTTTTCTGCTGCTCTGTGAGATCAAGATCCCTTAAAGCCATTTCCATGATCATACCAAGCGGACCGTGAGGCCTGTGTTTATCATAATATCCTTTGGCAAAACCAAATCCGGCAATACCGGTGATTATAACAAGCACTAATACCGCGCTGATTATAATAGTCTTCCTGCTTTTTTTATTCTTTTGGTTTTTTGATGAAGATGAAAGCTGGTCATTCAGCTCCGGCGGATTGTTGAATGTATTCATATCTGACATTATTTTTTTGCTCCTTTTGCTACGGCAAATATTTTATTTGACGTATGAATTTTTACTTCAGAATTTATACAAATTTACTTCTTATACTCACAAATATTATGATTTTATTGTAATTATACTGTAAATAAATGTTACAAAAAAAGGGGTTGTTCCATGAATTAATTGATGGAAAATACCTTAAAATTTTCCCAATAATTCTGAAACAACCCCGTAAAATTCTGAAATAATCCGCCTTCGGCTCCACTCATACGAACGAAATTTTTAATCTGAAAAACTAAAATACAATGCTTTATCTGAAGTTTTTCATCTGCTTGTATAATGATTTCAGCTTATCAACAGCATCATTTCTTTGCTGAGATGTCATTAAACTATGCAGCTTTTCAAGCTCATCAACCATATACACAGCAAGATCCCTGTTTTCGGAATCCTGTAAGTTAGCAATTCTCATAGCTTCGTTCCTGTCATACTGCTCAGCCCTGAAGAGGGCTTCGATATCCTTACCGCCGGTTACATGAGTAACTTTGCGGTTTTCAAGCTTTGCATTCAGATCGTTCTTAATTTTCATGACTTCAGTTTTTTGCTGCTCATTCAGGTTAATTTCGCCGGCGACCTGTTCAACCAGCTTGCCGTATGGGTCATCCTGCAATCCCGTAAAAGCATAACTGATAATAGACGTTCCGGTGGCAATTACAGCAGCGAGCAATAACCCGGTTAAAACGAACATTAATCCCGGTTTCCTTTTTTGGGTGCGGCCTTTATTAATGTGCTCATTCATTAATGGACCCGACCCTTTGTTTTCTTGGTGCGTTCTCATTTTTTCAGCTCCCTGTTATTTAATAATTTGTGATTTGGGTTTATCTTGTAATATATAGAACACCAAAACATGCGGTAAATTTCCAAAACGTAAAAAATTAACGCTGTAAAAAAATGTAAACAGCACAATCACATATTTAAACATAGGTTTGATAAATATTAAACTAACATCTTAAACAAAAAAATATTAATTTGCTTATTAGAATAAAAACATAACGTATGAAAAAGTTTATAATTATTTTATTTTTATTTGTTTATTCAATCAGCAGCAGTATTACGGCGCAGGATACATTTTCTATAACGGCAGTTGACCCGGTAACGGGACTTGTTGGCAGCGCGGGAGCATCATGCATTGCCGGCTCAATAATATTGAGCGATGTACATCCGAACCGCGGTGTTATACATACACAGGCACAGTATAACGCAACCAACCAGGCAATTGGCAGAAATTTAATGAACCTTGGATTTTCACCGCAGCAAATAATTGATTCCCTGGTTGCGCGTGACACTAATCCGTTTATCAGGCAGTACGGTATTACGGATTTTATCGGTAATACAGTCAGAACTGCGGGATACACAGGTGTAAACTGCACTAATTATAAAAACCATAATCTGGGTCCAACTTTTACAGTACAGGGAAATATACTGCTTGGACAAC
Coding sequences within:
- a CDS encoding Spy/CpxP family protein refolding chaperone, with translation MSDMNTFNNPPELNDQLSSSSKNQKNKKSRKTIIISAVLVLVIITGIAGFGFAKGYYDKHRPHGPLGMIMEMALRDLDLTEQQKNEVMKIKEEIQLKMDSKKTDRKKDMGEMMEMFRGDTFDKQKALDMMKQHDAERDEMRNFMLDQTARFHSILTPEQRNKAVDKMKEFHEKRKERKDKRDREDGKQ